TGAGCTTCATCAAATGTCTGCTCAACAAAACCTTTGCACCACTTGAAATTAtcacaaggatcacacttgtagtaaagCTTTTGCGGATTTTTAGCCGTTTCCGAGCTCCTAATTGCAAATCTTCTCCCACAATTGCAGTTTTTATTTGGAACTCTTAGGTATGACAAATTTGGGATGGAAGAGGATCCGgtttttgaattagaactcatGGCTATTTAGGAAATAGAGGGCTAAACATGGAGCAAGTCAAGTGAACAACAGCCTTACTTATAGGCAGCATGAACATAACGGCTATATTGAATTAAAACTAGCCGCTGGATTCAAATTATgaagtttgggtatttggtgcaaagaactttacaaataggtgtatactaTGCAAAACCTTTATATTTAggtgtattttatgaattttaaacatgacttaacggaggactaacggaaagtcataataggggtatttggtgaacagttttgattaaataggggtattttatgaattttgaaacgcgcaggtgtatttggtgcattattgcaaacctcaggggcatttcatgaaaaaaccgtatatatatatatatatatatatatatatatatatatatatatatatatatatatatatatatatatatatatataggggaggaatccggtgagaacacctccttatgtaagaacacttcttatggtgagaacacttttacactctctatgttctatatttattcaacaatgttctaaattttcaaactcatgttctaaatttattcaacgatgttctaaatttattcaagcatgctttaattttattcaaccatgttctaaatttttaacctcgtgttctagattaattcaagcatgttctaaaattattcaaccatgttctagatttttaacctcatgttctagattaattcaagcatgttctaaaattattcaaccatgttctaaatttgtaagctcatgttctaaatttatttaagcatgttctaaatttattcaagcatgttctaaatttattcaaacatgttctaaatttattcaaacatgttccctaaattttcaaactcatgttctaaacttattcaaccatgttctaaacttatttaaccatgttctaaattaattcaagcatgttctaaattattcaaccatgttctaaatttgtaagctcatgttctaaatttattcaagcatgttctaaatttattcaacgatgttctaaatttgttcaaccatgttctaaatttgttcaaccatgttctaaatttgtaagctcatgttctaaatttattcaagcatgttctaaatttattcaagcatgttctaaatttattcaagcatgttctaaatttattcaacgatgttctaaatttgttcaaccatgttctaaatttgttcaaccatgttctaaatttgtaagctcatgttctaaaattattcaatcatgttctaaatttttaagaacatgttctaaatttattcaagcatgttctaaatttattcaacgatgttctaaatttgttcaaccatgttctaaattcattcaagcatgttctaagtttattcaaacatgttctaaatttattatatGCTTTCCTATCACAATAAAAGTGGTATAAGTTAATTATCAAGAGGTTCAATCAAATTATAATgcgaattgaaaaaataaaccaaccacataaatcaataaaataagttattgaaattacaaaaattataattaaaccaAAATTTGGAATAATACATTTGAAACAAATCTAAGAAGaattacaaaataaaaatcaaccaaaactttaaAATCTGTCCTCTTGAATTATTTCTGGTTCGAATGAATTAATTTGCAATCAGTTTACCGCGGTTTCTCTGCCTCTCTCCTCAACATCTACCTCCATCTTCGCTGCCGCTCCACCCTCATTCGACTGAGTCGACTCGCTCCATCTCCACCGCCGTCTCTCAGTCTCTCTCCATAAGAAACCACCAGTACATCACCACAACCGCAGATATGATTCGCCACACCAAAATTGAAatcgattttgatttttggaattcAGAAATCAATTAAAATCGAATTTAATTGTTGAATTTAGATTTTGAAGAATCGATTGAAAATTCGATTTCAAAATTTCcgaacaattaattaaaaatgtcgATTGAAAAATCTATTTCGAAAAATCGATTGAAAATCTCTGATTGAAATTGATTGCGAATTGAGAAGTGTTGATTGATTGGAGGAGGCAGATGTTCTTACCAGATAATAGCAGCGGCGAGTGTCGAGTGGCGAGTTGCAGCGAGAGATGAGTTGTAGCAGCGGCGAGAGATGAGTTGTAGCAGCGGCGGCGGCGAGAGGCCACCAGAAATCACCGACGATCTGAGAGCGGAGATCAGAGAACGTATATCAGAGAGCGGCGGCGGCGGAACAAGGAACTGTAGCAGCGGCGGAGGCGAGAGGCCACCAAAATCACCGACGACCTGAGAGCGGAGATCAGAGAACGGAGACCAGAGAGCGTCGGAGAGCGGCGAACAGAAACCGGCGAGACACGCCGGACGTTGGTGGTGGAGAGCGATGAATccgaaaaagagagagagaggggggggaattgaagagagagaaagtgcaccggaaaaatgaaacaaatacagtgaatgaataattaatttgggatatttaatcataataattacgaaaatgccattatgaaaaagtgttctcaccgtaaggaagtgttctcacgagagccttcctctctctctctctctctctctctctctctatatatatatatatatatatatatatatatatatatatatatatacccgTTCCCAAATTCCTAGATCCGCCACTGCTACAGCCAACCCCAATACACATGTAAGATGTTAAGCTTCATTGGTCATCTCAAGCTTGTTGATCAAAGTAAGCTGACTTTGCTCACATTCTTTCCCacccaaccccccccccccccccccagttATACAAGAGGCTAATAACTTAGAGATTCAGCTGCTCAATTGTTAAGCATGACCAACAGCTCAATTATTTCCATATACTAAGGTTTCGTTCTATTCAACTTATTTATACTGactttatattatctgaacttatcttaacttaattgaacttaactgaacttattttatctgaaaaaaacttgttttgtctgaaataaactcaTTTGTGcatgaaaatgtctgaaaaacacttattttttctgaacttatattatctgaacttatttgaacttatttcgtctgaaataagtcaaaataagtcgaacagaacagagcTTAATTGGGCTCGAAAATTGTCTTGCATTTTGATAATTATTTTTCTATACCTTGGGGGATCGTACACCTAGCGCACAGGCCAACAACTAATATATAAAGATATATAAATAATACTCTGtacttttttgttaaaaaaattaGCAAGTAAAGGTGCATTGCGGGATGAGAACATTAAAATAAAGAGTTACAAAAGCTTGCATATATCAATTACCATTAAATGGGTCAAGATTACTGTCTATCAAATAGGTCGTTACCATTTTTCACTAATATAATTTatagaaaatatttttaaacaTAGGATCAATTTTcgccaccaaaaaaaaaagaaaaagaaaatgcaaACGATATACTCCGTATACAAAAGTCCAATTGttcctttattttattattttccctATTGGAGCATATATGTATAAGAGTACAACTCCTTAAGTAGAAAGCTTAACCCTGAAGCCAAGCACTTGTGGTAGTCGTGGACTCTGGTCACTACGTCCTATATACATGAACCAAATTGATTTAAAAGATTTGAGTTTAGTGTGTGGTTCCCTTTTCATCTTATCCCTACCTAAAATGAGAATGAGCAAAGTACACCCATCCACCTCTAACTTTAAGAATATAATTACAAATGGTTTTGTGTTAGTACATTTCCCCTGTTACTACCTAAAAAAACTCGGTGGTTTCGAAGCATGACTAATGAAGACAATAGATTATCAGAAGCCCCTCCATTCTGGTCAGAGCTAAGGCTTCCGAGCTTACTCTCTGTTGATAAAGTTCAGAAACTTCATGCAGCAATTGAGACTGATTGGAATCCCCTACAGCGTACAGCATGCCAAACTGCAGCTGGGAGAGCCCTGTGGAAGCATGTGACTAATGACATGCTAGCAGAATTACTTGCAGGAGAGACTCAACTCACTAGTTTTTACCAGAAGATACAAAAAGATTGCCTCAAACAAGCCCGTGAAGTTTCTGGCGTCATACTTGCAGTTCGAACCCTCTGGTTTGATTCAAAACTTGAAGCTGCAGTTACTTTCCTCAATGATAAGGAAATGTTGCAAGTTGTTCTTCTTGGTGCAGGTCAGCCACATAAATGCTTGTTTTGCTACCTCATTCTGCAAACTGATTGtatacaaaaacaaaataatagtACTAATTTCCTCTCATGCCCTGCAGTTATATTCACTTATTTTCAATAAGCTATTATTTTCCAACAATAATGATCAGTTATATTTGATATTGGAATCAAATATATAAACTCGAAGTGATTCTAGACTACAGATTTATGAGTATAGTTTACCCACCTAAAACCTAATATTCTCATCTAATGCATCATAATCAAAGCCATCTGCTGTTGCTTTCCTATTTAAGGGGACAGGGCGGCGAAAATAGTAAATGTTGACTGATTAGAAACACGGTCCAATAAGCTATAGCTACCAGTCTACCACTCACCTTTATTCGTTTGATCATGAAGTTAATGATTCAAATGGCCATCAATGGATCTACAAATCAGATAGAATAATTCTGTTTAATCTATATCCCGAGAAATGAACCAGGAGCTTAGCAAAACTCAGAGAAGACGAAGACCCAAAGAAATGGAAACTACAATACGACACTAAAAAAACCCTTGTAGACGAAAGAgcatcatttaataaaataattatcgCACATAATGTGAACCCAAACACTACCAATCACATTTATAATTCGAAGCAAATTGCAGTAACTGCAAGTTCTGCAACAACTATTAGAGAAAGACAACAAATAAGGCTTCAATGCTTGGTAACATAAAAATGCAAGTCATAAGAgagatggttcttcattgacaATAATGTGTTTTCTCCCAATGAACCTACAACTACCTGCAGTAAGTCAACGTTGTTGTTCAATTTAACATAACTGTTTTATGGTTTCTTTCAATATCAAGTTCCATTGGTTCTTAATGATTTACAGGTATGGACACTAGAGCATATCGGTTAGAATGCTTGACAAATAGTCATGTCTTTGAAGTAGATTTTCCTCAAGTCCTACAAGTGAAAGCATCTCTTCTACAGGAAGCCACAGTACCCAGAGATAACCAGCAAGAAATAGAAATGAAAGCTAAGATGCTAACCAGAGTCGAAGCTGACATCACAGGTCAGGATTGGCTGGAAAAGCTTCAGAATTCTGGATTTGTGCCTGAGAAGAATACTGTGTGGATTCTTGAAGGGCTTCTCTACTACCTATCCAATTGCGATGCCATCCACGTGCTAAGGACCATAGCTTCCCAAAGTACCCTTACTACAACTGTGGTACTGGCAGATTTCATGAACAAACAATCAACCATGCTTTCAAAGTCCACTTTTCAATTTTACTGTGATTGGCCAGATGAACTCCTACCTTCTCTAGGATTTTCAGATGTAAAGCTATCACAAATTGGTGATCCAGACGCACATTTTGGGCTCCTGAATGATCCGTTGAATATGTTTGACAAACTCCGCACCATACCAAGGTCAATCGAAATAGACCCAGAGGATGGAACACCATGCTGTCGCCTGTATCTTGTACAAGCTTCTGGATTTCCGATTtgaacaaccaattgatctcCTTATTGTAAATCAATATACAAACAGATGAGTTTCTATGTCATTCATATACCAAGTACCAAACTGGTGACCGAAGTCTACATGGATAAGTTTTTGAATTTGATCATTTACAACCTAAGTACGTTGAACAAAGGTAATGGTACCTTGATGGACTGAAATCAGTCAGTGCATGAAGTATGCAAAAGAAGAATAAAAAACATATGGAATCATCTACCACTCTAgtgtctttttttttctttcttttttccaaTGAAGGTAATACAGGATTGTATTATTAAGGCACCAAGGGGTGACACCCGTCCACAAAAAGAAGGCTACGGATAAACAAGCTCATGCTCTCAATCTATCATTAAGTAATTTATCTACAAATCAAGAAGCAGCGGGCACAAGACAAACTTGATTCCAGATAAACAAAAGCCTCGCATATTGGAATTTGAAACCATGAAGAACGAAAACCCTCAAAATTATGTTAGTTTTTTTCCTTTCCAAGTGCACCACTAACCATTTTCTAAATTGCAGTAAACTAGCCTTTTATCATGCTTCTTTTCCAGGAAAACAGCACGTCTGTTACAGAACAAAGTTGAACCCAGTTTAACCCTAACAAGGCTAATGAGAAAGTGCCAAATTGAGAGGATCAATAGATAGGAGAGTAAAAGATAAACAAACTCTTCCTCCTTATGGCACAAACTGCAGTGAATTGCAATGATAAAACTAATCCGCTTCAGAACAACCTCAATATCCGTACAAGCATAGAAAAGAACATCTAGTATAACATTTACCATCAAAACTTTCGAATTTGCCAGCCCATTGCGAATAACCGACAGGAATCCATTTGATGTAGTGACGGTGAAACATGAAGATCATATATAAAAGATAAACAATTTTTTAAAACATGAGAAATGTAGCCCCCGTCATTCATCTACGCTCACATCCCCCCTTACTAAGAAaccaaaaaatataataaacagTACATGGTCTCATTTATGGGATCAGGAGTAGAAAACAATTTCTAATAAACATTTAAACATAATACTCTGTATAAGTTAATGTACACTAAGATTCAAATATGCATCTCTCCACAGAAACCAACCCTCAGAATAATTGGTATGACATCAAAAGACACATAAAACACGACTTATATCATCTGGGATTCAAGAAATGACATCCATTATCTACCTAATAGCACAGGACATCATATGTCAAATTAGACTACAAAAGTATAAATCGAAGCTCATagttgcatttaatgctaatgCATCCTCCGAAAGACTCGTGATTGACTCCAATCATCACttgtctcaaaaaaaaaaattgtcaattCACAGTTTCTCAAGCAAACAGCACCCATTAACcatcaatttaaaaaaaataaaaaaaacaaactgCCAGTAAAAACAAATTCAAGCTCTTGTTTCTCTATTGCAGTTTAGGAAAAAAGAACCAACGTATTAGCATCTCAGACAAGAATAATTGCATGAAGTTCCAGACAGAAATCTACTGTTTCACAGCCATCAACTCTTAGATATACATACAAGATTTCCATCCAGTTGGAAGTCAAACTTCAATGCATCCCTTGATACTTTGTTCAAAATTATTGAGAGACGACAATGAATCCATCACAGCGTTTGCAACCTTTTGTCTGCTTTACATAACAACAAACATATCAGAAGCAAAAGCATGCAGGTAATTTCTCAAGTTCTCCAATTTACCATATACAAAACTAAATACTACTTGCTCCAAACATATGTACGTGTCTCTTGGTAAAGGGGTGAAATCAATGTATGTTTATGGGTGAAAAGGCACAGGATATTAATAGGAACAATGTAACCGTTGTAAACAAAAGTGAAACTTATCTTGTAATTCCATAATATGGCAAGACATCTGTTGACATCATAAATTTCATAAACAAGAAAATAGAGCTTACACCAGGTCCAAATGTATTTCAGATAAAATTCCTTTTAAAGTGAGGCTGCATTCTCCTATACCTTTGTCTTTTCAAAGTTATTTCTCACTGCCCAACTCATTTAGATGTGCGACACTTTGGAGATTCAACATCGTATTTTAGGACATAGATTGTTGCCCATAAACTCAAAGTGGAAATCAACATACCTATCTGGGACAAGCTGAAAATCTGCTTCCTTGGCCACACCATTTAGAAAGGTGAATGATCTAACCCAATAAATAACTAAATCAGTCATAGATGTATCA
This genomic stretch from Spinacia oleracea cultivar Varoflay chromosome 3, BTI_SOV_V1, whole genome shotgun sequence harbors:
- the LOC110787643 gene encoding uncharacterized protein, with protein sequence MTNEDNRLSEAPPFWSELRLPSLLSVDKVQKLHAAIETDWNPLQRTACQTAAGRALWKHVTNDMLAELLAGETQLTSFYQKIQKDCLKQAREVSGVILAVRTLWFDSKLEAAVTFLNDKEMLQVVLLGAGMDTRAYRLECLTNSHVFEVDFPQVLQVKASLLQEATVPRDNQQEIEMKAKMLTRVEADITGQDWLEKLQNSGFVPEKNTVWILEGLLYYLSNCDAIHVLRTIASQSTLTTTVVLADFMNKQSTMLSKSTFQFYCDWPDELLPSLGFSDVKLSQIGDPDAHFGLLNDPLNMFDKLRTIPRSIEIDPEDGTPCCRLYLVQASGFPI